A window of the Methanothrix sp. genome harbors these coding sequences:
- the cas2 gene encoding CRISPR-associated endonuclease Cas2 yields MLVWVIYDISDNRTRSRVAKICKNYGLYRVQKSAFLGDLNRNESDSLAVECESVIEDSDSVYVFPMCEDCFDKIKLIGTGFDRELVSGMTVTKFF; encoded by the coding sequence ATGCTGGTCTGGGTGATATATGATATATCGGATAACAGGACGAGAAGCAGGGTTGCAAAGATATGCAAGAACTACGGTTTGTACCGCGTTCAGAAGAGCGCGTTTCTCGGAGATCTGAACAGGAACGAGTCCGATTCTTTAGCCGTAGAATGCGAGTCTGTCATAGAGGACTCTGACTCAGTGTATGTATTTCCGATGTGTGAGGACTGCTTCGATAAGATCAAGCTGATCGGGACAGGGTTCGATCGAGAGCTGGTAAGCGGAATGACTGTGACCAAGTTCTTCTAA
- the cas4 gene encoding CRISPR-associated protein Cas4 → MFITVSDVIEYLFCPRFIFFMHCLNIPQREERYYKVLRGRELHESREKVNTSYVRKRLKCVRKEVSVYLTSRRYRIKGEVDEVLFLDDGTAAPMDYKYAEYSGVVHRTHRYQLALYGLLIMEHFEVPVNRGYICYTRSNHHVEEVIFRQKDYDAAIDTVNEILRTVQYGYYPEGTKQKARCVDCTYRNICD, encoded by the coding sequence GTGTTCATAACAGTCTCGGATGTCATCGAGTACCTATTCTGCCCCAGGTTCATATTCTTCATGCACTGTCTCAACATCCCACAGAGGGAGGAGAGGTACTACAAGGTCCTGAGGGGCAGGGAGCTTCACGAGAGCCGTGAGAAGGTCAACACCAGCTACGTGAGAAAGAGGCTCAAGTGCGTCAGAAAGGAGGTCTCCGTCTATCTGACATCCCGCAGGTACCGGATAAAGGGAGAGGTGGATGAGGTGCTCTTTCTCGATGACGGCACAGCTGCCCCCATGGATTACAAGTACGCTGAATACAGCGGTGTGGTTCACAGAACGCACAGGTACCAGCTCGCTCTTTACGGGCTGCTGATAATGGAGCACTTTGAAGTTCCTGTGAACCGGGGGTACATATGCTACACCCGCAGCAACCACCACGTGGAGGAAGTGATCTTCCGCCAAAAAGATTATGATGCTGCTATCGATACAGTAAACGAGATACTTAGAACAGTTCAGTACGGTTACTATCCGGAGGGGACGAAACAGAAGGCCAGGTGCGTGGACTGCACGTACAGAAACATATGTGACTGA
- a CDS encoding metallophosphoesterase: MLIGIMSDSHDNFRGIKEALDVFSRRDVKLVLHAGDVIGSGNAYLFDGCGIPVRLVYGNNDGDRVGLSRYFERFGGEYLGDFGELEVDGLKIAMLHGTEESLVRAVVASGLYDIVVRGHTHRAEVRREGRTLVVNPGEIWGHLTGIRSVAVMDTSTTEVEIIELGRCETFREILQK; encoded by the coding sequence ATGCTCATAGGGATAATGTCAGACTCTCACGATAACTTCCGTGGCATCAAGGAAGCTCTTGACGTCTTCTCCAGAAGAGATGTGAAGCTGGTGCTGCATGCCGGAGACGTGATCGGCTCCGGGAACGCCTATCTCTTCGATGGCTGCGGTATTCCGGTGAGGCTTGTGTACGGGAACAACGACGGCGACCGCGTCGGTCTTTCAAGATACTTCGAGAGGTTCGGTGGCGAGTACCTCGGCGACTTCGGCGAGCTGGAGGTGGACGGGCTGAAGATCGCCATGCTCCACGGAACTGAGGAGTCTCTCGTAAGGGCAGTGGTGGCCTCCGGTCTGTACGACATCGTTGTCCGCGGGCACACTCACCGGGCAGAGGTCCGCCGCGAGGGAAGAACCCTTGTGGTGAACCCCGGGGAGATCTGGGGTCATCTGACCGGTATCAGGAGCGTTGCGGTAATGGACACCTCAACGACGGAGGTCGAGATCATCGAGCTCGGGAGGTGCGAGACTTTCAGGGAGATACTCCAGAAATAA
- a CDS encoding methylated-DNA--[protein]-cysteine S-methyltransferase: MRDFQGDTPEIKKCSTGAAYLDDLDLHIIVEESGGTVKRIRLSRAAPDAEFSETAARIADHIMGGPRPQLDLDTGSCTDFQMAVYSAVLLIPRGSTATYGDVAKAAGRPGAARAVGSALRCNPFPIMIPCHRVVASNGPGGYSQGIDIKLQLLAVEQSESRHPANRCCKMKGMERVGEWGLL, from the coding sequence GTGCGAGACTTTCAGGGAGATACTCCAGAAATAAAAAAGTGCAGCACAGGGGCCGCGTATCTGGATGATCTCGATCTTCACATCATCGTCGAGGAGTCAGGGGGAACCGTAAAACGCATACGCCTCTCCAGGGCAGCCCCAGACGCGGAGTTCTCAGAGACTGCAGCGCGAATAGCAGACCACATAATGGGTGGACCGCGCCCTCAGCTCGATCTTGATACAGGCAGCTGCACGGACTTCCAGATGGCGGTTTACAGCGCTGTTCTCCTCATCCCCCGCGGATCGACCGCGACCTACGGTGATGTCGCGAAAGCCGCGGGAAGGCCCGGGGCCGCAAGGGCCGTCGGCAGCGCCCTGCGCTGTAACCCCTTTCCGATCATGATACCATGCCACCGCGTTGTGGCATCGAACGGACCCGGCGGCTACAGCCAGGGGATCGACATCAAGCTGCAGCTGCTCGCGGTCGAGCAGAGCGAGAGCAGACATCCTGCGAACAGATGCTGTAAAATGAAAGGCATGGAGCGGGTAGGGGAGTGGGGGTTATTATGA
- the cas7b gene encoding type I-B CRISPR-associated protein Cas7/Csh2 yields MTTVGNRSELLFIYDIRDGNPNGDPMDENKPRIDEETGVNLVTDVRLKRTIRDYLHDFKGLEIFVREIVYDAENRYIQDGKMRAKDFGEDAERILRECIDIRLFGGVIPLKEDSITYTGPVQFKMGRSLHRVTLKHIKGTGAFASGEKSKQATFREEYVLPYSLILFYGIINENAAKHTNLTEDDVKLLLEGMWNGTKSLISRTKAGQVPRLLLKVNYSKQNYHIGDLDRMVKLVSEMQHEAIRGPEDFCLDVSELVSRLKAENGSIRDIELCFDRRLRFIVDGSEFSMEMLKEATGIEVRPIAF; encoded by the coding sequence ATGACCACTGTTGGAAACAGATCCGAGCTGCTGTTCATCTACGATATAAGAGACGGGAATCCGAATGGGGATCCGATGGACGAGAACAAGCCGCGCATAGACGAGGAGACAGGGGTAAACCTGGTAACCGACGTGCGGCTCAAGAGGACCATAAGGGATTACCTCCACGACTTCAAGGGGCTTGAGATATTCGTGAGGGAGATAGTCTACGATGCGGAGAACAGGTACATCCAGGACGGAAAGATGCGGGCGAAGGATTTCGGAGAAGATGCAGAAAGGATTCTGAGGGAGTGCATAGATATAAGGCTGTTCGGCGGCGTGATTCCACTGAAGGAGGACTCGATAACCTACACAGGCCCTGTGCAGTTCAAGATGGGGCGCTCGCTCCACAGAGTAACGCTGAAGCACATAAAGGGCACTGGAGCGTTCGCTTCCGGGGAAAAATCGAAGCAGGCGACATTCCGGGAGGAATATGTTCTTCCGTACTCGCTGATACTCTTCTACGGCATAATAAACGAGAATGCTGCAAAGCATACAAACCTCACAGAGGATGATGTGAAGCTTCTCCTCGAGGGCATGTGGAACGGGACGAAGAGCCTGATATCCAGAACGAAAGCTGGCCAGGTGCCGAGGCTGCTTCTCAAGGTCAACTACAGCAAGCAGAATTACCACATCGGGGATCTCGACAGGATGGTGAAGCTGGTATCGGAGATGCAGCATGAGGCGATCAGAGGGCCTGAGGATTTCTGCCTCGACGTCTCCGAGCTTGTGAGCAGGCTCAAGGCTGAGAACGGCTCGATAAGGGATATTGAGCTCTGCTTCGACAGACGGCTCAGGTTCATCGTGGACGGATCTGAGTTCTCGATGGAGATGCTGAAGGAAGCGACTGGCATAGAGGTACGGCCGATTGCATTCTAG
- the cas5b gene encoding type I-B CRISPR-associated protein Cas5b, with the protein MQDRVLVFDVWGDYAHFRKIYTTTSPLTYSFPPRTAISGIVGAIAGLSKDEYFRYFFRDRASIGCRILEPVKKVRIGENLIDTKKSMQRIINRTQIRFEFLKDPVYRIYFGHSDGRLFRDLRELLEEHRCVYTPCLGLSQLVCNFKFVGEWSMRRCGDEFQEINSVVPLRSLLEPPEFEEGREYFSEVMPCVMGEGREVMDYSEILYERNGGSIKARTRDAWELENGERIVFI; encoded by the coding sequence ATGCAGGATAGAGTCTTGGTCTTCGATGTGTGGGGGGATTACGCGCACTTCAGGAAGATATACACCACAACATCCCCCCTCACGTACTCATTTCCTCCTAGAACAGCGATATCGGGGATCGTGGGAGCCATAGCAGGGCTCAGCAAGGATGAGTACTTCAGATACTTTTTCAGGGATCGGGCGAGCATAGGATGCAGAATCCTGGAGCCTGTGAAGAAGGTGCGTATAGGCGAGAACCTGATCGACACCAAGAAAAGCATGCAAAGGATCATCAACAGAACTCAGATCAGGTTTGAGTTCCTGAAGGATCCGGTGTACAGGATATACTTCGGGCACTCTGACGGACGTCTCTTCAGGGATCTCAGGGAGCTGCTCGAGGAGCACAGGTGCGTTTACACCCCGTGCCTGGGCCTGAGCCAGCTGGTCTGCAACTTCAAATTTGTCGGTGAGTGGAGCATGAGAAGATGTGGCGATGAATTCCAGGAGATAAACAGCGTTGTGCCTCTGAGATCACTTCTGGAGCCGCCGGAGTTCGAGGAGGGGCGGGAGTACTTCTCTGAGGTGATGCCATGTGTGATGGGCGAGGGGCGGGAGGTCATGGATTACAGCGAGATACTCTACGAGAGGAACGGCGGGAGCATAAAGGCCAGAACAAGGGATGCCTGGGAGCTCGAGAATGGCGAGCGGATCGTTTTCATTTAA
- the cas1 gene encoding CRISPR-associated endonuclease Cas1 has protein sequence MQLVVNSYGSYIRKNGECFVVKRDDRSLEIAARKISSILIATAAYITTDAIKLAIDNNIDIIFLDSRGDPYARIWHPKLGSTTLIRRRQLEICGRPEALDLVREWCARKLENQMEFLKRLKKARDERREDLTGYVEEISSSLEEMRRLRGTVEARRQEILGLEGRASRAYFEAISLIMPEKYKFAGRSRDPARDEFNAMLNYGYGMLYSIVEKSCIIAGLDPYAGFLHTDSYNKRSLVFDIIEMFRIYIDEPVVHMFTRRMVRDEFFEPVEQGVVLSREGRAALIDVINRSLDETVEYRGRKVKIRNTIQMECHRIANRLIKGAVEESTDAEDLEVIESELDGCSLEGNDAGLGDI, from the coding sequence ATGCAGCTTGTGGTGAACTCATACGGATCGTACATACGGAAAAACGGCGAGTGCTTCGTTGTAAAGAGAGATGACAGGAGCCTGGAGATAGCAGCCAGAAAGATCAGCAGCATCCTGATAGCAACAGCTGCATACATAACAACGGACGCGATCAAGCTTGCGATAGATAATAATATAGATATAATATTTCTCGACTCGAGGGGCGATCCGTATGCGAGGATCTGGCACCCGAAGCTGGGAAGCACAACCCTGATCAGGAGAAGGCAGCTCGAGATATGCGGGAGGCCGGAGGCGCTGGATCTTGTCAGGGAGTGGTGCGCACGCAAGCTTGAGAACCAGATGGAGTTTCTGAAGAGGCTTAAAAAAGCGCGGGACGAGAGGAGGGAGGATCTGACAGGGTACGTCGAGGAGATCTCGAGCTCTCTCGAGGAGATGCGCAGGCTTCGCGGCACTGTTGAGGCGAGAAGGCAGGAGATACTCGGCCTGGAGGGGAGGGCATCAAGGGCATACTTCGAGGCGATCTCTCTGATAATGCCTGAGAAGTACAAATTCGCAGGACGGAGCAGGGACCCAGCAAGGGATGAGTTCAATGCGATGCTGAACTATGGATACGGCATGCTCTACTCGATTGTGGAGAAGTCCTGCATAATCGCAGGGCTTGATCCGTATGCCGGGTTTCTGCACACCGACTCGTACAACAAGAGATCCCTGGTCTTCGATATCATAGAGATGTTCAGGATTTACATAGACGAGCCCGTTGTGCACATGTTCACCAGGCGGATGGTCAGGGACGAGTTCTTCGAGCCCGTCGAGCAGGGTGTTGTCCTCAGCAGAGAAGGAAGGGCGGCTCTGATCGATGTGATCAACAGATCTCTGGATGAGACCGTGGAGTATCGAGGTCGTAAGGTCAAGATCAGAAACACCATCCAGATGGAGTGCCACAGGATAGCGAACCGCCTCATCAAAGGCGCTGTGGAAGAGAGCACAGATGCTGAGGATCTCGAGGTCATCGAGTCGGAGTTGGATGGCTGCTCTCTGGAGGGGAACGATGCTGGTCTGGGTGATATATGA
- a CDS encoding TIGR02556 family CRISPR-associated protein, producing the protein MVIHVIEAVSRIGEHAQSGCADLLDAIVENPNSNGRYRHALVVTLEDRNGDFSYRGVELEELKDYRRYLYKGKKGNATDATPTCKIAKDIETTFNRKFLRWFETADHSSISVEESTTLERMKDVIFSNKDKILEDLKEKRSHLKSTENCIITIGVLKDGDMRYLADYAVFRNALLKKSCDRYFMKYGGESRGIDALCSVCKEQKDEVYAYAIPWPFHTFDKPGFIAGGFRQSDAWKNTPVCFNCATNLDAGKKYIEENLDFSFYGFRYLLIPKLVIGDDYKEILDILSGMKKELKMSGKTRNRITDDEDDILDVVKDQKDFFSNSLLFYRKDNSAYRILLHIDGILPSRLRRLFEAKERVEGLFGIYNEMVLSDEKDKKIEMRFDFGVLRRFFPRESGSVTHDKMFLEIVNSIFVGRAVDRHLLISFIMKRIRDDFVHEQSTQMNTLNGFLLLHYLRELNLLKDLEVGKMSGIILKREELEALPLDERIERFFEANREFFDSDAKKATFLEGVLAQKLLNIQWTEKKARPFYTKLHGLRLNEAMIKRLLPEIQNKLEEYGKNYYRELEEIIAKHFVLSGQRWKETDDELSFYFVLGMNLHKIFKVDKEIEEKEMEETA; encoded by the coding sequence ATGGTGATACACGTGATAGAGGCTGTATCAAGAATTGGAGAGCATGCTCAGAGCGGGTGTGCGGATCTCCTGGATGCCATTGTGGAGAATCCAAACAGCAACGGCAGATACAGACATGCCCTTGTTGTCACACTCGAGGATAGGAACGGAGACTTCTCTTACAGGGGCGTGGAGCTGGAGGAGCTCAAGGATTACAGGAGGTATCTCTACAAGGGGAAGAAGGGGAACGCCACCGATGCCACCCCGACATGCAAGATAGCAAAGGACATCGAGACAACATTCAACAGAAAGTTTCTGAGATGGTTTGAGACTGCCGATCATTCAAGCATCAGCGTGGAGGAGAGCACCACGCTGGAGAGGATGAAGGATGTGATATTCTCGAACAAAGATAAAATACTCGAGGATCTCAAGGAGAAGCGATCGCATCTCAAATCCACAGAGAACTGCATAATAACCATCGGAGTTCTGAAGGACGGTGATATGAGATACCTGGCGGACTACGCGGTTTTCAGAAACGCTCTCCTCAAAAAGAGCTGCGATCGATACTTCATGAAATACGGCGGCGAGTCCAGGGGGATCGATGCTCTCTGCTCTGTGTGTAAGGAGCAGAAGGATGAGGTTTACGCTTATGCCATACCGTGGCCGTTCCACACCTTCGACAAGCCAGGATTCATAGCCGGCGGATTCAGACAGTCGGATGCATGGAAGAACACGCCTGTCTGCTTCAACTGCGCGACAAACCTCGATGCTGGAAAGAAGTACATCGAGGAGAACCTGGATTTCAGCTTCTATGGTTTCAGATACCTTCTCATACCCAAGCTCGTCATCGGCGATGACTACAAGGAGATACTCGATATCCTGAGCGGCATGAAGAAAGAGCTGAAGATGAGCGGTAAGACCAGGAATCGCATAACCGATGATGAGGATGATATCCTGGATGTGGTCAAGGATCAGAAGGACTTCTTCAGCAACAGCCTCCTGTTTTACAGGAAGGATAACTCCGCGTACAGGATACTTCTCCACATCGATGGCATTCTACCGTCAAGGCTGAGAAGGCTCTTCGAGGCCAAGGAGAGGGTCGAGGGTCTCTTCGGCATATACAATGAGATGGTGCTCTCCGATGAGAAAGACAAGAAAATCGAGATGCGGTTTGATTTCGGCGTGCTGAGACGGTTCTTCCCCAGGGAATCAGGAAGCGTAACTCACGATAAGATGTTCCTGGAGATCGTTAACAGTATATTCGTGGGGAGGGCCGTGGATCGGCATCTGCTGATCTCCTTCATCATGAAGAGAATCAGAGATGATTTCGTGCATGAACAGTCCACGCAGATGAACACGCTCAACGGATTTCTGCTTCTTCACTATCTGAGGGAGCTGAATCTTCTGAAGGATCTTGAGGTAGGCAAAATGTCAGGAATTATTCTCAAAAGAGAGGAGCTTGAAGCGCTTCCTCTGGATGAGAGGATCGAGAGGTTCTTCGAGGCGAACAGAGAATTCTTCGACAGCGATGCGAAGAAGGCGACGTTTCTGGAAGGGGTGCTTGCGCAGAAGCTTCTGAACATCCAGTGGACGGAGAAGAAGGCGAGGCCGTTCTACACAAAGCTGCACGGGCTCAGGCTGAACGAGGCTATGATCAAAAGGCTTCTTCCGGAGATACAGAACAAGCTCGAAGAGTACGGGAAGAACTACTACAGGGAGCTCGAGGAGATCATCGCGAAGCATTTCGTTCTTTCAGGGCAGAGGTGGAAGGAGACGGACGATGAGCTGAGCTTCTACTTCGTGCTCGGCATGAACCTCCACAAGATCTTCAAGGTGGATAAGGAGATTGAGGAAAAGGAGATGGAGGAAACAGCATGA
- a CDS encoding CRISPR-associated endonuclease Cas6, whose product MDLRILRLRLRSDSPVREDAAKLRGFFATSFNDQMLLHHHFTDRLIYRYPLIQYKIIRGVPVILGINEGADILKDLYDKFGEIRLGDRSYSVVERHICLRRERFGCAGELHAYRFVTPWLALNQENYGRYVDASSWDERRELLRRILVGNILSAAKGLGYTVDERIRLDLGRVRDEICTLKGVMVTGIRCEFLANFHIPDLMGLGKSVSRGFGAVGVVNGRRREQIEPGVTERNEFIKGPINSTHAGYPP is encoded by the coding sequence ATGGATCTCAGGATTCTGCGGCTGAGGTTGCGCTCTGATTCGCCGGTCCGGGAGGATGCGGCGAAGCTGCGCGGCTTCTTCGCCACGAGCTTCAATGACCAGATGCTGCTGCACCATCATTTCACTGACAGGCTGATCTACAGGTATCCTCTCATCCAGTACAAGATCATAAGGGGTGTGCCGGTCATCCTGGGGATAAATGAGGGTGCAGACATTCTCAAGGACCTGTACGATAAGTTCGGCGAGATACGGCTGGGGGATCGGAGCTATTCTGTTGTTGAGAGGCACATATGCCTGAGAAGGGAGAGGTTTGGGTGTGCTGGCGAGCTTCATGCGTACAGGTTTGTCACTCCGTGGCTGGCTCTCAACCAGGAGAACTACGGGCGTTATGTGGATGCATCTTCCTGGGATGAGAGGAGGGAGCTTCTGAGAAGGATCCTGGTCGGGAACATACTCTCTGCTGCGAAGGGTCTCGGGTATACTGTAGATGAGCGGATCCGTCTTGATCTTGGAAGGGTGAGAGACGAGATCTGCACATTAAAGGGTGTGATGGTCACAGGCATAAGATGTGAGTTTCTGGCGAACTTTCACATTCCGGATCTGATGGGTCTGGGGAAGTCTGTTTCAAGAGGCTTTGGGGCCGTGGGGGTTGTGAACGGCAGGCGAAGAGAGCAGATAGAGCCGGGGGTGACGGAGCGGAATGAATTTATAAAGGGTCCAATAAATTCCACTCATGCCGGATACCCCCCCTGA
- the cas3 gene encoding CRISPR-associated helicase Cas3', which produces MDHLRKVGEMCRGTVAESARNLDNVRVLEDVAYIIGATHDLGKATGFFQEYLGEMDERKKQILRSRETTKHGLLSSLFTYAVVRKYLEKGKSDTSGALPLISFIAVRRHHGDLTNALDEISEIYAERERILPVLEEQISRIDRKECREMLRALLGDVVDLDLDHLIAYILRDALKDVRHEKHFVRILSKRNDILLYFVAQLLYSALLDADKTDAGLEGVDLRRVEIPSDLVDRYREARGFSESRDGINGMRNEIYNDAVGRISVWDLNSRIISLNVPTGTGKTLTSLAMALRLRSRLMDQCGIMPRIIYALPFLSIIDQTCDVFEDVLESAGIRADSGVLLKHHHLSDIAYRKGEEEYEPDVSLLLLEGWNSEIVVTTFWQLFHTIFSNRNRRIRKFSRLANSIIILDEVQAVPHRYWLLMRDALRTLCERFNSYLILVTATQPLIFNEENGEIGEAVSNKERYFRALNRIELHPMIDAPMRLEDFEGLLAGELHGNPDRDFLIVMNTIRSARNVYRAIEALDLDDTDLFYLSTHVVPRDRMDRIRRIREERGERRKVTVSTQLIEAGVDIDADVVFRDLAPLDSINQVAGRCNRNLSRERGRVSVVVLRDERMELWKYIYDGFLISKTLDVLRSCGRCIEEREILELSSRYFRALRSGMSDETSRECMKMLSGLEFGDLGESFRLIEEDEPRVDVFVEVDERAAEVWRMYRDLRSERDIWERRRRYLSMRNALSDYVISVPRRIAKNLLMEDQGLGYISMDELPQYYDRKTGFKVEDAGEGSMII; this is translated from the coding sequence GTGGATCACCTCAGAAAAGTCGGGGAGATGTGCAGAGGGACTGTGGCTGAAAGCGCGCGGAACCTCGATAACGTGAGGGTTCTGGAGGATGTCGCATACATCATCGGAGCGACCCACGATCTCGGGAAGGCGACCGGGTTCTTCCAGGAGTATCTGGGGGAGATGGATGAGAGGAAGAAGCAGATCCTGAGATCGAGGGAGACCACAAAGCACGGCCTGCTATCATCGCTCTTCACGTATGCAGTTGTGAGAAAATATTTAGAGAAGGGAAAAAGCGATACATCAGGAGCCCTTCCTCTGATCTCGTTCATCGCCGTGAGGCGGCATCACGGAGATCTGACGAACGCGCTGGACGAGATCTCGGAGATCTACGCTGAACGGGAGAGAATTCTGCCTGTTTTGGAGGAGCAGATCTCCAGGATTGATAGAAAAGAATGCAGGGAGATGCTCAGAGCCCTTCTCGGCGATGTGGTCGATTTGGATTTAGATCATCTGATTGCTTACATCCTCAGAGATGCCCTGAAGGATGTGAGGCATGAGAAGCACTTCGTCAGGATTCTCAGCAAGAGAAATGACATCCTGCTGTACTTCGTTGCTCAGCTTCTCTACTCCGCGCTCCTGGATGCGGACAAGACCGATGCGGGGCTGGAGGGAGTGGACCTGCGCAGGGTGGAGATTCCCTCAGATCTCGTGGACAGGTACAGGGAGGCGCGCGGGTTCTCTGAGAGCAGGGATGGCATCAACGGCATGAGGAACGAGATATACAATGATGCTGTCGGCCGGATCTCTGTATGGGATTTGAACAGCAGGATAATATCGCTGAACGTTCCCACGGGCACAGGCAAGACGCTCACATCCCTGGCGATGGCGCTGCGGCTCCGGAGCAGGCTGATGGACCAATGCGGGATCATGCCCAGGATAATCTACGCGCTGCCGTTTCTGAGCATCATCGATCAGACATGCGATGTCTTCGAGGATGTGCTGGAGAGCGCAGGCATCAGGGCTGACTCAGGAGTGCTTCTGAAGCACCATCATCTCTCAGATATCGCATACAGAAAGGGAGAGGAGGAGTACGAGCCTGACGTGAGCCTTCTGCTCCTTGAGGGGTGGAACTCGGAGATCGTGGTGACTACATTCTGGCAGCTGTTCCACACGATCTTCTCGAACAGGAACAGGAGAATCAGGAAGTTCAGCAGGCTTGCGAACTCCATAATAATTCTGGATGAGGTCCAGGCGGTGCCCCACAGGTACTGGCTTCTGATGCGTGATGCTCTGAGAACGCTCTGCGAGAGGTTCAACAGCTATCTGATACTAGTAACCGCGACCCAGCCGCTCATCTTCAACGAGGAGAACGGCGAGATCGGGGAGGCTGTGAGCAACAAGGAGCGGTACTTCAGGGCGCTCAACAGGATCGAGTTGCATCCAATGATCGATGCTCCAATGCGCCTTGAGGATTTCGAGGGGCTTCTGGCGGGAGAGCTTCACGGTAATCCGGATAGGGATTTCCTGATCGTGATGAACACGATACGATCAGCAAGGAACGTTTATAGAGCGATAGAAGCGCTCGATCTGGATGATACAGATCTCTTCTACCTCTCAACACATGTCGTCCCCAGGGACCGGATGGACCGCATACGCAGGATCAGGGAGGAGAGGGGAGAGCGCAGGAAGGTCACGGTGAGCACGCAGCTCATAGAGGCGGGTGTTGATATCGATGCTGATGTAGTGTTCAGAGATCTCGCACCCCTGGACTCGATAAACCAGGTTGCTGGAAGGTGCAACAGGAACCTCTCCAGGGAGAGGGGGCGTGTCTCGGTGGTCGTTCTCAGGGATGAGAGAATGGAGCTCTGGAAGTACATCTACGATGGCTTTCTGATCTCGAAAACCCTTGATGTGCTCCGGTCGTGCGGGAGATGCATAGAGGAGAGGGAGATACTGGAGCTCAGCAGCAGGTACTTCAGGGCGCTGCGGAGCGGGATGAGCGATGAGACCTCGAGGGAGTGTATGAAAATGCTGTCAGGCCTGGAGTTTGGTGATCTCGGGGAGAGTTTCAGGCTCATAGAGGAGGACGAGCCCAGGGTGGATGTGTTTGTGGAGGTTGATGAGAGGGCTGCGGAGGTCTGGAGGATGTACAGGGATCTGAGATCAGAGAGGGATATCTGGGAGAGGAGAAGGAGGTATCTGAGCATGAGGAACGCGCTGAGCGATTACGTGATCTCCGTCCCCAGGAGGATAGCCAAAAACCTCCTCATGGAGGATCAGGGCCTCGGCTACATATCGATGGATGAGCTCCCCCAATACTATGATCGTAAGACAGGGTTCAAGGTGGAGGATGCCGGCGAGGGCTCGATGATAATCTGA